Proteins encoded together in one Alteribacter keqinensis window:
- a CDS encoding cation:proton antiporter regulatory subunit, with product MDVRMADLPGIGKKMSFITAEKSMIVLIVHHTGKRELYFFDDADNDEADFSIDLTADETRELGAQLLGAVFQPVDSDKINLLKSQIVTEWIKLSDQSGFAGKSIAENEIRKKTGVSIVGIFREEEVIASPDVTEVLRPGDTLMSIGKQEEIAVFEKLCKGEAAI from the coding sequence ATGGATGTAAGAATGGCTGATTTACCAGGCATCGGGAAAAAGATGTCCTTTATTACTGCAGAAAAAAGCATGATTGTACTTATTGTTCATCATACCGGGAAAAGAGAGCTGTATTTCTTTGACGATGCTGACAACGATGAAGCTGATTTTTCCATAGATTTAACAGCAGATGAAACCAGAGAGTTGGGAGCCCAGCTGTTGGGTGCAGTGTTCCAGCCCGTTGACTCCGATAAGATCAATCTGTTAAAAAGCCAGATTGTAACGGAATGGATTAAGCTGAGTGATCAATCAGGTTTTGCCGGCAAGTCGATTGCAGAAAATGAAATACGTAAAAAGACAGGTGTATCTATTGTAGGTATCTTCAGGGAAGAGGAGGTCATTGCAAGCCCCGACGTCACTGAAGTTCTTCGTCCTGGAGATACACTCATGTCGATAGGCAAACAAGAAGAGATTGCTGTCTTTGAAAAACTTTGCAAAGGGGAGGCAGCGATTTAA
- a CDS encoding cation:proton antiporter produces the protein MDIQFPAMFAAGIIFLVMFFAGMLGSKYKIPGVIVFIVLGLAMSPFLGDSELLHFVGEIGIVLLFFMLGMEFPLKQLLKVAKKVTPAGSLDVVLNIGVTFLICWLFGLGLIEALLIGGVVYATSSSITAKLLESNKRMANPESEFILGLLIFEDLVAPVLVAILVGLTVGAGLSGGDFAVLMFKVIALTIGAILIGQFIFTKLRNFFERHLSTDVFIMFVVGLALAYGGLALYLDLSEVLGAFLAGIMIAEVRKTEQLEHLIVPVRDITLPLFFLWFGTTIQFGEGVPMIPLLLTLVVWGIVAKLIVGIVGGRMYGLSNKVALRAALSLTQRGEFSIIIAALATAELMVFSSVFILATAIIGIVFFQFAPQVANRFYPSKKPQKVRLPG, from the coding sequence TTGGATATTCAATTTCCAGCGATGTTTGCCGCAGGGATCATTTTCTTAGTGATGTTTTTTGCAGGCATGCTAGGATCAAAGTATAAAATACCAGGCGTCATTGTTTTTATTGTACTCGGACTTGCCATGAGTCCTTTTTTAGGTGATTCAGAGCTTCTTCATTTTGTGGGTGAAATAGGAATCGTCTTATTATTCTTTATGCTGGGAATGGAGTTTCCCCTCAAGCAGCTTCTTAAAGTAGCAAAAAAAGTAACGCCTGCTGGTAGCCTTGATGTTGTCCTGAACATTGGCGTAACCTTTTTGATATGCTGGCTGTTCGGACTTGGATTGATTGAAGCGTTGTTAATTGGAGGAGTCGTCTATGCGACCAGCTCTTCCATTACGGCGAAGCTTCTTGAATCCAACAAGCGGATGGCTAACCCGGAGTCGGAATTTATCCTCGGACTTTTAATCTTTGAAGACTTGGTTGCGCCCGTACTCGTAGCCATTTTAGTAGGGCTTACGGTTGGAGCGGGCCTTTCAGGCGGAGACTTTGCAGTACTCATGTTTAAAGTAATTGCCTTAACTATCGGTGCTATTCTGATTGGTCAATTTATCTTTACGAAACTCAGAAACTTCTTTGAACGCCACTTGAGTACAGATGTATTTATTATGTTTGTTGTGGGTCTCGCTCTTGCTTATGGAGGACTTGCTCTTTACCTTGATTTGTCTGAAGTGCTCGGTGCATTTTTGGCAGGGATCATGATTGCTGAAGTAAGGAAAACAGAGCAGTTGGAGCATCTTATTGTGCCTGTGCGTGACATTACACTGCCTCTTTTCTTTTTATGGTTTGGGACAACCATTCAGTTTGGAGAAGGGGTACCAATGATACCGCTTCTACTCACACTTGTAGTCTGGGGAATCGTGGCGAAGCTCATTGTAGGCATTGTTGGCGGACGTATGTACGGGCTCAGTAACAAAGTCGCCTTGCGTGCAGCCTTATCCCTCACCCAGAGGGGGGAATTCTCGATCATTATCGCCGCTCTTGCAACTGCAGAGTTAATGGTATTCAGCAGTGTGTTTATTCTGGCCACTGCCATCATCGGGATCGTCTTTTTCCAATTTGCACCACAGGTGGCAAACCGTTTTTATCCGTCTAAAAAACCACAAAAAGTCAGGCTGCCCGGTTGA
- a CDS encoding metal ABC transporter solute-binding protein, Zn/Mn family, with amino-acid sequence MKKITGAAMLVLGTLAVAACGAEEYAVEREGLEITTSFSVLNNIIEEVIGDRGSVEYIVPIGEEPHEYEPVPSDFRKVSDSDVFYVNGLGLEGWLGRIVSNVSDTEMVELADGVDIINLNNSEEEDPHAWLSPKNGIIYVENLVEDLIERDPEGEDIYRENAESYIQELEDLDAWIQEEVEELPEDKRVIVVSENAFKYFGEDYGFETVGIWEMNSHEEGTTSQINRVIDLVQDREIPSVFVESTVDQRYMETVSNNADVPIAGEVFTDALGQEGSGAETYIDMLRHNAKTFVEGLKE; translated from the coding sequence GTGAAAAAAATAACGGGAGCTGCAATGCTTGTACTCGGAACGCTTGCAGTAGCAGCCTGTGGTGCGGAAGAATACGCTGTAGAAAGAGAAGGGCTTGAAATTACCACAAGCTTCTCCGTCTTAAACAATATTATTGAAGAGGTAATCGGTGACCGGGGCTCGGTAGAGTACATTGTACCGATCGGCGAAGAGCCTCACGAATATGAGCCCGTGCCAAGCGATTTTCGTAAAGTAAGCGATTCAGATGTGTTTTACGTAAACGGTCTTGGTCTTGAAGGGTGGCTCGGACGGATTGTGTCCAATGTATCGGATACAGAAATGGTTGAACTGGCTGACGGAGTGGACATTATAAATCTGAACAACAGTGAGGAAGAGGATCCCCACGCCTGGCTGAGTCCCAAAAACGGAATTATCTATGTTGAAAATCTGGTGGAGGACCTGATCGAACGTGACCCTGAAGGGGAAGACATTTATCGTGAAAATGCTGAAAGCTACATTCAGGAGCTTGAAGATTTAGACGCATGGATTCAGGAAGAGGTTGAAGAACTGCCGGAAGACAAACGGGTAATCGTTGTAAGTGAAAATGCCTTCAAGTATTTCGGTGAAGACTACGGCTTTGAAACAGTAGGAATATGGGAAATGAATTCACACGAAGAAGGTACCACATCACAAATCAACCGGGTAATTGACCTTGTACAGGACAGGGAAATTCCATCCGTTTTCGTAGAGAGTACGGTTGACCAGCGATACATGGAGACTGTGTCCAATAATGCCGATGTACCGATTGCAGGTGAAGTGTTTACAGACGCCCTTGGCCAGGAAGGCTCGGGTGCAGAAACGTATATCGATATGCTGCGACACAACGCAAAGACGTTCGTGGAAGGGTTAAAAGAATAA